TTTTTCAAGACCAATTCGTAGCCCCGGACGACGTCCCGGACGTCCGAGAAATCCCGGCGGGACTTCAGATTGCCGACGGAAATAACCGGTTTGGACAGGCCGGCTTCGATTTGGGCGATTTGCGAGGCGAAATCGGGCACCACAAAGCCGGGGCCCTGCCGCGGACCGGTATGGTTGAAGGCCAGGGCGTGGTAAATCGGGATTTTGAAGGAGTGGAAATAGGCCTGGCCGATTAAATCCGCGGCCCCCTTGGAGGCGGCGTAGGGGGAGCGGGGGGCCCAGGGCTCCTTTCCTTTCAAGGGGAGCCATTTTTTCTCCACCTTGCCGAAGATGTCCGAGGAGGAGACCAAAAGGACCTTGGGGCGGACCGGCATTTCGCGAACCGCTTCCAGGACGTTCAAGGTGGAAACGAAGTTGTTTATGAGCGCCTCTTCCGGCCTTTGGAAAGAGAAACCGACCGAGGAGAAGGCGGCCAGGTGGAAGAGCCATTTGGGCTGGGCGGCGTTCAGGGCCCGCCGGACGCTTTCCTTTTGGCGCAGGTCGATTTGATAAAGCTCCAGCCGGTCGGCGAAGCCGGAGAGGTTTTCCAGCGATTTATCGATAAGATAGGTGCCGGCGACGGAATACCGGCGGTCCAACAAATACTCCGCCAGATGCGAGCCGACGAAGCCGGAGACGCCGGTTATCAGGCAGTCGAAGGCGGCCAACTATTTTTTTGGGGGGGCGCTTGCCGTTTTGTTCAAATCCGCCAGCACTTTGTCGGTCAAATCGCTGCCCTCCTTGGCGTACACCACGCTTTCATCCGAGAAGACGAAGGAGTACCCCTCCGCTTTGGCAACCCGCTTGACCGCCTCCATCACCTTGTCCAG
This region of Verrucomicrobiia bacterium genomic DNA includes:
- a CDS encoding GDP-mannose 4,6-dehydratase; translated protein: MAAFDCLITGVSGFVGSHLAEYLLDRRYSVAGTYLIDKSLENLSGFADRLELYQIDLRQKESVRRALNAAQPKWLFHLAAFSSVGFSFQRPEEALINNFVSTLNVLEAVREMPVRPKVLLVSSSDIFGKVEKKWLPLKGKEPWAPRSPYAASKGAADLIGQAYFHSFKIPIYHALAFNHTGPRQGPGFVVPDFASQIAQIEAGLSKPVISVGNLKSRRDFSDVRDVVRGYELVLKKGEPGEVYTFCSGKDIPVERVLRMLLRLSKVKIKVKSDPARQRPSEIPVLRGDFSKAKRELGWKPVIKLEKTLSDTLNYWRARNQKMENGV